The following are encoded in a window of Podospora pseudoanserina strain CBS 124.78 chromosome 6, whole genome shotgun sequence genomic DNA:
- a CDS encoding hypothetical protein (EggNog:ENOG503P2B4; COG:I; COG:K; COG:T), producing the protein MISNREIPKHADLQPYNFAVAGHDGTLCDPEGELFIKPCVQQEIDFYEKAFKDHPAFADLMPEYLGTLVLNDASDVHDIEEQIPAAVEHMTQHFKEEAVRMAKQHAADVAAAEAAKEADALAASKDNVSWKPNKSRKIATDKSVVLENAAYGFKRPNILDAKLGQRLWADDAPMEKRKRFDEITKVTTNGSHGFRIAGMRVYKGGENPDEWDQEGYKVYNKDHGRLVVNKDNVVDEIRKFIFNPRANIDEDLGRAVAEAFVNDLKRVEQVLASSETRMYSASLLFTFEGDGDALRAAIENQTPTTPPKEATEKEPVPLASRVDSGIVMDGEGEIILPQGNGTTINGVIEGDVKVLQLAGEAESDDEEFASLPKIYSLKLIDFAHATWVPGQGPDENSLFGVRSLIKIFEELTK; encoded by the exons ATGATTAGCAACAGAGAGATCCCCAAGCACGCTGATTTGCAGCCCTACAACTTCGCCGTCGCTGGACA CGATGGCACACTCTGCGATCCCGAAGGCGAGCTCTTCATCAAGCCCTGTGTCCAGCAAGAAATCGACTTTTACGAAAAGGCCTTCAAGGATCACCCCGCCTTTGCCGACTTGATGCCCGAGTATCTTGGCACCCTCGTCCTGAACGACGCATCCGATGTCCACGATATCGAGGAGCAGATCCCCGCGGCTGTTGAGCATATGACCCAGCActtcaaggaggaggctgtccGCATGGCCAAGCAACACGCTGCCGACGTCGCGGcggccgaggctgccaaggaggcAGATGCGCTGGCTGCTAGCAAGGACAATGTCTCCTGGAAACCCAACAAGAGCCGCAAGATTGCCACGGACAAGTCAGTGGTGTTGGAGAATGCTGCCTACGGGTTCAAGCGCCCCAATATTTTGGACGCCAAGCTTGGTCAGAGACTTTGGGCAGACGATGCGCCCATGGAGAAGCGCAAGCGGTTCGACGAGATCACCAAGGTCACCACAAACGGATCGCACGGTTTTCGCATCGCGGGCATGCGCGTATACAAGGGGGGGGAGAACCCAGACGAGTGGGACCAGGAAGGCTACAAGGTCTATAACAAGGACCATGGCAGGCTGGTGGTCAACAAGGACAACGTTGTGGATGAGATTCGCAAATTCATCTTTAACCCGCGAGCGAATATCGACGAGGACCTTGGGCGGGCTGTGGCCGAGGCTTTCGTCAACGACCTGAAGAGAGTGGAACAGGTCCTTGCCAGCTCAGAAACAAGAATGTACTCGGCCAGTCTGCTGTTTACATTTGAAGGAGACGGTGATGCGCTCAGGGCGGCCATCGAGAACCAaacgccaacaaccccaccaaagGAGGCTACCGAGAAGGAACCTGTTCCCCTCGCGTCCCGCGTTGACAGCGGCATCGTTATGGACGGTGAAGGAGAGATTATCCTGCCGCAGGGGAATGGTACCACGATTAATGGAGTCATTGAGGGAGACGTCAAGgtcctccagctcgccggggaggcggagagcGATGACGAAGAGTTTGCCTCACTGCCAAAGATCTACTCGCTCAAGCTGATCGATTTTGCGCATGCCACCTGGGTTCCTGGGCAAGGACCAGATGAGAACAGCCTTTTTGGCGTTAGAAGTCTTATCAAGATTTTTGAGGAGTTGACGAAataa